The genomic DNA GGAGTTTACAAGAAGTGGAAAAAATAAATAAATTTCTTGGAAACGAGCAGAATTGGAATGAACAGTTGCAATTAGTGGAATCTTATATTAATAAAGAAGAGTTTTATATAACAATTCAGTTAGTCTAACAGGCTAAGCTAACTGGATAATGATAATTTTGAGGTGAAAAGATGTTTGTAGATAAGGTTACAGTGTATGTTAAAGGTGGCGACGGTGGTAATGGAATGGTTGCATTCCGTCGTGAAAAGTATATTCCTGATGGTGGTCCCGCTGGTGGGGACGGTGGAAGTGGAGCAAATGTTGTCTTTGAGGTAGAGGAAGGTTTAAGAACATTAATGGACTTCCGCTATCAACGCCATTTCAAGGGTGACCGTGGCGAGCATGGAAGATCCAAAAGTCAACACGGCAAAAATGCTAGTGATTTTGTTATAAAAGTGCCTCCAGGGACGACAGTGATTGATGAAGAAACGAAGATAACGATTGCTGACCTAGTGAAACATGGACAAAGGGCCGTAATTGCAAAAGGTGGCCGTGGAGGTCGGGGAAACAGTCGCTTTGCAACTCCAACAAACCCAGCACCAGAAATAGCTGAGAATGGTGAACCAGGTCAAGAGAGAAATATCACGTTAGAATTAAAGCTTCTTGCTGATGTTGGCCTTGTTGGCTTCCCAAGTGTTGGGAAATCAACATTACTATCGGTTGTTTCGGCAGCAAGACCAAAAATTGCAGAGTACCACTTTACTACAATAAAACCTAATTTAGGTATGGTGGAAGTTGAAGAAGGCCGAAGCTTTGTTATGGCGGACTTACCGGGATTAATCGAGGGTGCTCATTTAGGAGTCGGATTAGGGCATCAGTTCCTAAGACATATTGAGCGGACAAAAGTAATTGTGCACGTTATTGATATGTCTGGCCTAGAAGGTCGCGATCCTTATGATGATTACGTAAAGATTAAACAAGAATTGAAAGAATATAATCTTCGTTTAACTGAACGTCCAGAAATTATCGTTGCAAATAAAATGGACATGCCAAGTTCAGAGGAAAACTTAACGTTATTTAAAGAGCAGCTAGGAGAAGATATTCCAATATTCCCAATTTCAGCTCTTACGAAACAAGGTTTGAGAGAACTAATTCTAGCTATTGCTGATAAAGTGGATGTTACTGGTGAATTTCCGCTTACTGAACCAGAAGAAGAAGAAAGTAGAATTGTTTATCGTCATGAAAGAGCCGAGGCTCCATTTAAAATTAGTAGGGATGATGATGGTGCATATGTTCTTTCTGGTGATGCATTAGAGAAGTTATTTAAAATGACTGATTTTAGCCGAGATGAGTCAGTACGTAGATTTGCTCGTCAAATGCGCGGGATGGGTGTTGATGAAGCACTTCGTGAACGCGGTGCAAAAGACGGAGACCTTGTCCGAATTATGAAGTTTGAGTTTGAATTCATTGAATAATTCTAAAAAAGCTACCTTCAAAGGTAGCTTTTTAATTACTAATTATGAATTTTGAATTGGAGAATTTAAAATACTTACATTAAAGCACTAAAATAATGTTCATAATTCATAATTGAATAGTTGTCAAAATAGTCTTGCAAATTTATAATGTAGTAATAGGAAATTTCAGGTGGTGTTGTCATTGTCGAAAAATAGTAGTGATGAATACTATTTGGTAAGGGCTGATATTTTGCCGGAAGCTATGCAAAAGACGTTAGAGGCAAAAGCCCTACTAGATAGTGGAAAAGTGAAAAAAATAAATGAAGCTGTTCAAGCAGTGGATTTAAGTAGAAGTGCTTTTTATAAATATAAGGATGGGATTTTCCCTTTTCATACAATGGTGAAGGAGAAGATCATTACTCTTTCAATACATCTTGAAGACCGTTCTGGGACACTATCACGCTTACTGTCAGTTGTTGCTGAAGCGGGTTCGAACGTATTAACGATCAATCAAACAATTCCGCTTCAAGGTCGTGCAACCATCACGTTATCCATTGAAACAGCTTCAATGAGTATTGGGATTGATCAGTTGGTTAAACAAATTCAACATCTTGATGCAGTGGAGAAAGTAGAGTTAATTGGATCAGGTGCTTAGGTTAGGACCAGGAAGGAGAACAGGATGAACAAAATTGCTTATTTAGGCCCGAAAGGAACCTTTACTGAAGTTGCTGCAAAAGCTGTGTTTCCTAATGATAAACGTGTTCCCTTTTCTTCAATTCCTGATTGTATGGATGGTGTTGCAAAAGGACTTGTAGAGTTTGCAGTAGTTCCGATTGAAAATGCTATTGAAGGCTCGGTCAATCTCACGTTAGATTATTTAATTCATAACCAAAAGCTACTAATTCATGGTGAGGTTATCGTACCAATAGAGCAGCATTTACTCGTACACAAGAACCATGTTTCGAAATGGACAAAAATTGAGAAGGTGTACTCGCATCCACATGCAATTGCTCAATGTCATCAATTTTTACGAACAACATTACCAAATGCAAGCTCAGAGTATATGAATTCAACAGGTGCAGCAGCAGAGTTTGTTGCTAACCATCCAGAGCTGCCTATCGCTGCGATCGGCAATCTTTTAGCGGCCGATCAATATGATTTGGAGATTGCTCAACAGAAAATACACGATTACGAAAATAATCATACTCGTTTTGTTATTTTGAAAAGTGATGAAAGTGACTTTACTACTCAATCGCCATTTTATACTGGAGATAAAACTACACTTATGGTTACCTTACCTGCGGATTACCCAGGTGCGCTTCATCAAGTATTGTCAGCGTTCGCTTGGAGAAAACTAAATTTATCAAAGATAGAGTCAAGACCAATGAAGACTGGTTTAGGAAACTATTTCTTTGTCATAGATGTAGCTATGAAAATGGACGATGTTTTAATTCCAGGAGTAATGGCTGAATTAGAAGCACTCCAATGTCAGGTAAAGCTATTAGGTAGTTACCCATGTTTTTCACTATCAAAAAAGTTTAGTGAGGTTAAAATAAAATCATAAAACAGCTAGGATAGCAGTCCTAGCTGTTTTTGTTTTTTTCCTAACTATCCTCTGCTTTTAACAAGAAGCCTGCTTCCTCTAACGCTTGGCAGATTTCCTCAAGTATACTTATATTTCTTGCTTCTATCGTATGAAGATGAACCCCATCCGTGAGTTGAGACAACAGTGCTGCTTTTGTTGTTGCCATTCTTGTAATAAACTCTTTGACATCTCGGCGATTTCGAAGCATAAGTGATGCAGTTAAATCTCCGTATACGGGGTGTTCTACAACTACATCCTTAACAATGCCTCCAAAATCAACGATGATGTTCAACTCATCTTCTGTTTGCTCGGGAAGATGCTTGCAGGCAACAACCTTTGATACAAAATTCGTCTTTGTTTGTTCTTTCATGTACACATACCCTTGAGCGGTTGCTAAGATTGGGTAGTTTCGCGCTTTAAGAAGTGAGATGTCTTGAACAATTACTTGTCGACTTACATTTGTCTTAGAGGCTAAATGGGTACCGGTAATTGGTTGTTCCTTATCCATAAGCCATTTAAGGATTAGTTCTCTTCGTTCTTCTCCTAATATTTTTTTAGATTGTTGC from Anaerobacillus alkaliphilus includes the following:
- the obgE gene encoding GTPase ObgE yields the protein MFVDKVTVYVKGGDGGNGMVAFRREKYIPDGGPAGGDGGSGANVVFEVEEGLRTLMDFRYQRHFKGDRGEHGRSKSQHGKNASDFVIKVPPGTTVIDEETKITIADLVKHGQRAVIAKGGRGGRGNSRFATPTNPAPEIAENGEPGQERNITLELKLLADVGLVGFPSVGKSTLLSVVSAARPKIAEYHFTTIKPNLGMVEVEEGRSFVMADLPGLIEGAHLGVGLGHQFLRHIERTKVIVHVIDMSGLEGRDPYDDYVKIKQELKEYNLRLTERPEIIVANKMDMPSSEENLTLFKEQLGEDIPIFPISALTKQGLRELILAIADKVDVTGEFPLTEPEEEESRIVYRHERAEAPFKISRDDDGAYVLSGDALEKLFKMTDFSRDESVRRFARQMRGMGVDEALRERGAKDGDLVRIMKFEFEFIE
- a CDS encoding ACT domain-containing protein, which gives rise to MSKNSSDEYYLVRADILPEAMQKTLEAKALLDSGKVKKINEAVQAVDLSRSAFYKYKDGIFPFHTMVKEKIITLSIHLEDRSGTLSRLLSVVAEAGSNVLTINQTIPLQGRATITLSIETASMSIGIDQLVKQIQHLDAVEKVELIGSGA
- the pheA gene encoding prephenate dehydratase; amino-acid sequence: MNKIAYLGPKGTFTEVAAKAVFPNDKRVPFSSIPDCMDGVAKGLVEFAVVPIENAIEGSVNLTLDYLIHNQKLLIHGEVIVPIEQHLLVHKNHVSKWTKIEKVYSHPHAIAQCHQFLRTTLPNASSEYMNSTGAAAEFVANHPELPIAAIGNLLAADQYDLEIAQQKIHDYENNHTRFVILKSDESDFTTQSPFYTGDKTTLMVTLPADYPGALHQVLSAFAWRKLNLSKIESRPMKTGLGNYFFVIDVAMKMDDVLIPGVMAELEALQCQVKLLGSYPCFSLSKKFSEVKIKS
- a CDS encoding transcription repressor NadR, coding for MKQQSKKILGEERRELILKWLMDKEQPITGTHLASKTNVSRQVIVQDISLLKARNYPILATAQGYVYMKEQTKTNFVSKVVACKHLPEQTEDELNIIVDFGGIVKDVVVEHPVYGDLTASLMLRNRRDVKEFITRMATTKAALLSQLTDGVHLHTIEARNISILEEICQALEEAGFLLKAEDS